A genomic segment from Nocardiopsis sp. Huas11 encodes:
- a CDS encoding uracil-DNA glycosylase, whose product MSSRDLNEIMDNGWAKALEPVAPQIATMGDFLRQEIAEGRTYLPAGEHVLRAFQQPFDDVRVLIVGQDPYPTPGNPVGLSFSVAPDVRLPASLRNIYKEMQDDLGTPMPSNGDLTPWTEQGVLLLNRVLTVAPGNAGSHRGKGWEAVTEQAIRALSERGTPLVAILWGRDARNLRPMMPGVPCVESAHPSPLSARNGFFGSKPFSRTNAMLEEMGAQPVNWQLP is encoded by the coding sequence ATGTCTTCCAGGGACCTGAACGAAATCATGGACAACGGATGGGCGAAGGCACTCGAGCCGGTCGCCCCGCAGATCGCCACCATGGGCGACTTCCTCCGTCAGGAGATCGCCGAGGGCCGAACCTACCTGCCCGCCGGCGAGCACGTGCTGCGGGCCTTCCAGCAGCCCTTCGACGACGTGCGCGTGCTCATCGTGGGCCAGGACCCCTACCCCACCCCCGGCAACCCGGTGGGCCTGAGCTTCTCCGTCGCCCCTGACGTGCGCCTGCCCGCGAGCCTGCGCAACATCTACAAGGAGATGCAGGACGACCTCGGCACCCCCATGCCGTCCAACGGCGACCTGACGCCGTGGACCGAGCAGGGCGTCCTGCTGCTCAACAGGGTGCTGACGGTGGCCCCGGGCAACGCCGGATCGCACCGGGGCAAGGGCTGGGAGGCCGTCACCGAGCAGGCCATCCGCGCGCTGTCCGAGCGCGGCACGCCGCTGGTGGCGATCCTGTGGGGCCGCGACGCCCGCAACCTGCGCCCGATGATGCCGGGCGTGCCGTGCGTGGAGTCCGCGCACCCGAGCCCGCTCTCCGCGCGCAACGGCTTCTTCGGCTCCAAGCCGTTCAGCCGGACCAACGCGATGCTGGAGGAGATGGGCGCACAGCCCGTGAACTGGCAGCTGCCGTAA
- a CDS encoding NACHT domain-containing NTPase gives MAKQLTYADALRILGKNDSEVLDLAEKLTDGGLGLVGVPDLFGARGALVSKGRQALEGIRGKLKGESRLSRTEKIEAAYRILVIVAFFEALDECLTEIGAPFTLADLEMTGEEQMALLGRTPAPTVTPFPGLSVEAWSPSQPRLITRVLVQFLSGLDAVEKHGITSSDHPILQSLAERLPDLAAERQRELYRRLAAEVPEFGMWVHLDEHRVTRREFTTGLRDLRRHLEQVRSHRAVDDRRRDIATAYQAVLQQPVLRSDDAPPGIALPTLEDAYIPPRGRVALTLRTVSPSVEAWWTEHPVVDDLQVAIAAQLVHPWSTRYPMVVLGHPGAGKSKFTEMLAAQLPSDDFLPIRVELRSVPPNAPLHVQIEEGLAATLHTRVSWRELADSANGALPVIILDGFDELLQATGVDRSDYLERVQEFQQQQEALGQPVAVMVTSRTLVAGRARFPDGTTVIRLEPFDDAQIEHMLGVWNRANASAFAAAGLEPLSADVLLRYRELAEQPLLLMMLLIYDADGNALSGAAEELSHGELYERLLTMFARREVDKHRPGLGGQALDRAIEDELRRLEIAATAMFARGRQSVSADDLDRDLAVLMPEAAQRPTEADLHGEIAPAHQVLGRFFFVHESRAQAADATASVFEFLHATFGEYLVARAITSALEELVEDRARSLRRRGGPQHLDDGELHALSSFAAFAAREKVVDFLDERLRHRLEDDPDLVGEYTALLIELFRGAPFPAPNRSYTAYEPQRLAMSAREGRYTANLVTLLVLVAQRPLHLNELFPEAQDHWHAWRTTVAQWRALPSSQWFGVMDTLRIRHHGYFDGPEPFTTVEREDRSSVNVGECLGFDLRGDVDNQPSVVDPYEITVPYSSVTSKLLRSIALQASGTTARMSLILLPYLRHVSLDLGTWYSDKETDTSWVEAHEILRLRLEPATSSPDSRLDSYRRLLGSRRIGSERIERLELLVLRQAAEDLADLPTGSAAHKALSTMVHAATSRSALRRSQLPSEQVRPVLAALKRHIDPVLRASIAVETNI, from the coding sequence ATGGCCAAGCAGCTCACGTACGCCGACGCCCTGAGGATTCTCGGCAAGAACGACTCGGAGGTCCTGGACCTGGCGGAGAAGCTCACCGACGGCGGATTGGGGCTGGTGGGAGTACCGGACCTGTTCGGTGCCCGGGGGGCGCTGGTGAGCAAGGGCCGCCAGGCCCTGGAGGGAATCCGGGGCAAGCTCAAGGGCGAGAGCCGGTTGTCCCGCACGGAGAAGATCGAAGCGGCGTATCGGATCCTGGTGATCGTCGCCTTCTTCGAGGCGCTGGACGAGTGCCTGACGGAGATCGGGGCGCCGTTCACCCTGGCGGATCTGGAGATGACCGGGGAAGAGCAGATGGCCCTGCTCGGGCGGACTCCCGCCCCCACCGTGACTCCGTTTCCGGGCCTGTCCGTGGAAGCCTGGAGCCCCAGCCAGCCCCGTCTGATCACCCGCGTCCTCGTCCAGTTCCTCTCTGGTCTGGACGCGGTCGAGAAACACGGCATTACATCGAGCGACCACCCGATCCTCCAGAGCCTCGCCGAGCGGCTGCCGGACTTGGCCGCAGAGCGCCAGAGGGAGCTCTACCGGCGGTTGGCCGCCGAGGTCCCCGAGTTCGGCATGTGGGTGCACCTGGACGAGCACCGGGTTACTCGGCGGGAGTTCACCACCGGGCTACGGGACCTGCGCCGCCACCTGGAACAGGTGCGTTCGCATCGGGCGGTGGACGACCGGCGGCGCGACATCGCTACCGCCTACCAGGCGGTGCTCCAGCAGCCTGTGCTGCGCTCCGACGACGCCCCTCCCGGCATCGCGCTCCCGACCCTGGAGGACGCCTACATTCCACCCCGGGGCCGCGTCGCCCTCACGCTCCGGACGGTCTCCCCCTCCGTGGAGGCGTGGTGGACGGAACATCCAGTGGTCGACGACCTCCAGGTGGCCATCGCCGCCCAGCTCGTCCACCCCTGGAGCACCAGATATCCCATGGTGGTCCTCGGCCACCCCGGCGCGGGCAAGTCCAAGTTCACCGAGATGCTCGCCGCGCAACTGCCCTCGGACGACTTCCTGCCGATCCGGGTGGAACTGCGCTCCGTCCCGCCGAACGCCCCCCTCCACGTCCAGATCGAGGAGGGCCTGGCCGCGACCCTCCACACCAGGGTCTCCTGGCGAGAGCTGGCGGACTCGGCTAACGGCGCGCTCCCCGTGATCATCCTGGACGGCTTCGACGAACTCCTCCAGGCGACCGGGGTCGACCGGTCCGACTACCTGGAGCGGGTCCAAGAGTTCCAGCAACAACAGGAGGCCCTCGGGCAGCCCGTGGCGGTCATGGTGACGAGCCGGACCCTCGTCGCGGGCCGGGCCAGGTTCCCCGACGGCACCACGGTGATCCGGCTCGAACCCTTCGACGACGCCCAGATCGAGCACATGCTCGGTGTGTGGAACCGCGCCAACGCCTCAGCGTTCGCCGCCGCCGGGCTGGAACCGCTCTCCGCCGACGTCCTGCTGCGCTACCGGGAACTGGCCGAGCAACCGCTGCTCCTGATGATGCTGCTCATCTACGACGCCGACGGCAACGCGCTGAGCGGGGCGGCGGAAGAGCTCTCGCACGGAGAACTGTACGAGCGCCTGCTCACGATGTTCGCCCGGCGCGAGGTCGACAAGCACCGTCCCGGCCTCGGCGGACAGGCGCTGGACCGGGCGATCGAGGACGAGCTACGCCGCCTGGAGATCGCGGCGACGGCGATGTTCGCTCGGGGCAGGCAGAGCGTGAGCGCGGACGACCTCGACCGCGATCTGGCCGTCCTGATGCCGGAGGCCGCGCAGCGCCCCACGGAAGCCGATCTGCATGGCGAGATCGCCCCCGCGCACCAGGTGCTCGGACGGTTCTTCTTCGTCCACGAATCGCGGGCCCAGGCGGCCGACGCCACGGCGAGTGTCTTCGAGTTCCTGCACGCCACCTTCGGCGAGTACCTGGTCGCCCGGGCCATCACCTCGGCCCTGGAGGAGCTCGTCGAGGACCGGGCCCGGTCCCTGCGGCGGCGGGGCGGCCCCCAGCACCTGGACGACGGCGAACTCCACGCCCTGTCCTCCTTCGCGGCCTTCGCCGCGCGGGAGAAAGTGGTGGACTTCCTGGACGAGCGGCTCCGGCACCGATTGGAGGACGACCCCGACCTCGTCGGGGAGTACACCGCGCTGCTCATCGAGTTGTTCCGGGGGGCGCCCTTCCCCGCACCCAACCGTTCCTACACCGCCTACGAACCGCAGCGGCTCGCGATGTCCGCCCGCGAGGGCCGCTACACCGCCAACCTGGTCACGCTGCTCGTCCTGGTCGCCCAACGGCCCCTGCACCTGAACGAGCTCTTTCCCGAGGCACAGGACCACTGGCACGCCTGGCGCACGACCGTGGCGCAGTGGCGGGCACTGCCGTCGAGCCAGTGGTTCGGCGTCATGGACACCCTGCGCATCCGACACCACGGCTACTTCGACGGTCCCGAGCCGTTCACCACGGTCGAGCGCGAGGACCGCTCCTCCGTCAACGTCGGCGAGTGCCTGGGATTCGATCTGCGCGGGGACGTGGACAACCAACCGTCCGTGGTCGACCCGTACGAGATCACCGTGCCGTACTCCTCGGTGACGTCGAAGCTGCTTCGCTCCATCGCGCTGCAGGCCAGCGGCACCACCGCGCGGATGAGCCTGATCCTGTTGCCGTACCTGCGCCACGTGTCCCTGGACTTGGGGACCTGGTACTCGGACAAGGAGACCGACACGTCCTGGGTGGAGGCCCACGAGATTCTGCGGCTGCGCCTGGAACCGGCCACGAGCAGCCCTGACTCACGCCTGGACAGCTATCGGCGACTCCTGGGGTCAAGAAGGATCGGCTCA
- a CDS encoding helix-turn-helix domain-containing protein — protein sequence MEEVRFLTVAEVASIMRVSKMTVYRMVHSGVLPAIRVGRSYRVPDRAVQDYLRESAASLWALG from the coding sequence CTGGAGGAAGTCCGCTTTCTGACGGTGGCGGAAGTCGCGAGCATCATGAGGGTCTCCAAGATGACGGTCTACCGGATGGTCCATTCGGGCGTTCTGCCGGCGATCAGAGTGGGACGCTCGTACCGAGTACCGGATCGGGCAGTCCAGGACTACCTCCGCGAGTCGGCCGCCAGTCTCTGGGCGCTCGGTTGA